A region from the Leishmania panamensis strain MHOM/PA/94/PSC-1 chromosome 20 sequence genome encodes:
- a CDS encoding hypothetical protein (TriTrypDB/GeneDB-style sysID: LpmP.20.2360), producing MPLASFAPLPPLLTIFFFFLLIFFVCCILAVLGAVSLSLSACVLLSWGLAGLRVRALHCARRYSIRTLSDMFAIILRSE from the coding sequence ATGCCTCTTGCATCCTTCgcgccgttgccaccgctgctgactattttcttttttttccttttgaTTTTTTTTGTCTGTTGTATTCTTGCTGTTCTGggtgctgtctctctctctctctctgcctgtgtcCTTCTGTCCTGGGGTTTGGCaggtctgcgtgtgcgcgcgcttcaTTGTGCACGTCGTTATTCCATTCGCACCCTTTCTGATATGTTTGCCATCATCTTGAGGAGTGAATAG